One Streptomyces drozdowiczii DNA segment encodes these proteins:
- a CDS encoding rhamnogalacturonan lyase — MALAHPRTSRRRRTTRTLLGAVTAGILAAAGLVVTGHTSHAATARQVEALDRGVVSVHTGSGNLISWRWLATDPDSVAFNVYRAGTKVNASPVTGSTNYFHTGAPNSADYTVRAVVDGVEQGDSAHAVQFRAGYKDVPISPPPGGTTPDGVAYTYEANDASVGDLDGDGALDFVLKWQPTNAKDNSQSGYTGNTILDGIRLDGTRLWRIDLGRNIRSGAHYTQFQVYDYDGDGRAEVAVKTADGSVDGRGTVIGSASADHRNSSGYVLSGPEYLTMFNGSTGAAMGTVDYVPARGTVSSWGDGYGNRVDRFLAGTAYLDGGRPSLIMARGYYTRTVIAAWDWRGGAFTRRWTFDTNSSTNSGRGYDGQGNHQLSVADVDGDGRDEIVYGAMAVDDDGRALWTTRNGHGDAMHVGDLDPSRPGLEEFKVDEDGSKPSSWMADARTGQIIWSTPAGGDNGRGVSDDIWAGSPGAESWSSAASGIRDPHGTVVASRKPSSTNFLAWWDGDTTRELLDGTHIDKYGTSGDTRLLTGASVHSGNGTKATPVISGDLFGDWREEVVWATTNNTALRIYSTPYETPTRITTLLHDTTYRTALAWQNTAYNQPPHPGFFLGNGMAAAPRPTVWTP; from the coding sequence GTGGCTCTCGCGCACCCTCGCACCTCCCGCAGACGCCGTACCACCCGGACCCTGCTCGGCGCCGTCACCGCCGGCATCCTCGCCGCCGCCGGACTGGTCGTCACCGGCCACACGTCGCACGCCGCGACCGCACGCCAGGTGGAGGCGCTGGACCGGGGCGTCGTCAGCGTGCACACCGGCTCCGGCAACCTCATCAGCTGGCGCTGGCTCGCCACCGACCCCGACTCCGTCGCCTTCAACGTCTACCGCGCGGGTACGAAGGTCAACGCCTCGCCCGTCACCGGCTCGACCAACTACTTCCACACCGGCGCGCCCAACTCGGCCGACTACACCGTGCGCGCGGTGGTCGACGGCGTCGAGCAGGGCGACTCCGCGCACGCGGTCCAGTTCCGCGCCGGATACAAGGACGTGCCCATCTCCCCGCCCCCGGGCGGCACGACCCCCGACGGCGTCGCCTACACCTACGAGGCCAACGACGCCTCCGTCGGCGACCTCGACGGCGACGGCGCACTCGACTTCGTACTGAAGTGGCAGCCCACCAACGCCAAGGACAACTCCCAGTCCGGCTACACCGGCAACACGATCCTGGACGGCATCAGGCTCGACGGCACCCGGCTGTGGCGGATCGACCTGGGCCGCAACATCCGCTCCGGGGCGCACTACACGCAGTTCCAGGTGTACGACTACGACGGCGACGGCCGGGCCGAGGTGGCGGTGAAGACCGCCGACGGCAGCGTCGACGGCCGGGGCACCGTGATCGGCAGCGCGTCGGCCGACCACCGCAACTCCTCCGGCTACGTCCTGTCGGGACCCGAATACCTCACCATGTTCAACGGCTCGACGGGCGCCGCCATGGGCACCGTCGACTACGTCCCCGCACGCGGCACCGTCTCCTCGTGGGGCGACGGCTACGGCAACCGCGTCGACCGCTTCCTCGCCGGCACCGCCTACCTGGACGGCGGCAGGCCCTCACTGATCATGGCGCGCGGCTACTACACCCGTACGGTGATCGCCGCCTGGGACTGGCGCGGCGGGGCCTTCACCCGGCGCTGGACCTTCGACACCAACAGCTCCACCAACTCCGGCCGGGGCTACGACGGCCAGGGCAACCACCAGCTGTCGGTGGCCGACGTGGACGGCGACGGCAGGGACGAGATCGTCTACGGCGCCATGGCCGTGGACGACGACGGCCGGGCCCTGTGGACCACGAGGAACGGCCACGGCGACGCCATGCACGTCGGCGACCTGGACCCGTCGCGCCCGGGCCTGGAGGAGTTCAAGGTGGACGAGGACGGCTCGAAGCCCTCGTCCTGGATGGCCGACGCGAGGACGGGGCAGATCATCTGGTCGACGCCCGCCGGGGGCGACAACGGACGCGGGGTCAGCGACGACATCTGGGCCGGCAGCCCCGGCGCCGAGTCCTGGTCGTCCGCCGCCTCCGGGATACGCGACCCGCACGGCACGGTGGTCGCGAGCCGCAAGCCTTCCAGCACCAATTTCCTGGCCTGGTGGGACGGTGACACCACCCGGGAACTGCTGGACGGCACCCACATCGACAAGTACGGCACCTCCGGCGACACCCGCCTGCTGACCGGCGCCTCGGTCCATTCCGGCAACGGCACCAAGGCCACCCCGGTCATCTCCGGCGACCTGTTCGGCGACTGGCGCGAGGAGGTGGTCTGGGCGACCACGAACAACACCGCGCTGCGGATCTACTCCACGCCGTACGAGACCCCCACCAGGATTACCACCCTGCTCCACGACACCACCTACCGCACCGCTCTGGCCTGGCAGAACACCGCGTACAACCAGCCGCCGCACCCCGGTTTCTTCCTCGGCAACGGCATGGCGGCCGCCCCGAGGCCCACGGTGTGGACCCCCTGA
- a CDS encoding 4'-phosphopantetheinyl transferase family protein, whose protein sequence is MYQPHEFTLTEDGYQGPAPSWASGAPSLWLVDTESAAEAARVLAPGILDASELARMERLAFPADRACYTSAHLALRLLLGALQGVAPEAVRLTRERCPSCDGPHGRPATGGGTHFSLSHTRGVALLAFAGVPVGVDVERVPGARVVREIAAQLHPAEADELDALPQEERPAAFARVWTRKEAYLKGEGTGLAGGLHREHVGTGPHPLGPPGWAVTDVSVPAGYAAAVAVRAAGRPPAEDHDRRK, encoded by the coding sequence GTGTACCAGCCCCACGAGTTCACGCTGACCGAGGACGGCTACCAGGGGCCCGCGCCCTCCTGGGCCTCCGGCGCCCCGTCCCTGTGGCTGGTCGACACGGAAAGCGCGGCCGAGGCCGCCCGGGTGCTGGCGCCCGGCATCCTCGACGCCTCGGAGCTGGCCCGGATGGAGCGGCTGGCCTTCCCCGCGGACCGGGCCTGCTACACCTCCGCCCACCTGGCCCTGCGTCTGCTGCTCGGCGCCCTCCAGGGCGTCGCCCCGGAGGCCGTACGGCTGACGCGGGAGCGCTGCCCCTCCTGCGACGGCCCGCACGGCCGCCCCGCGACCGGCGGCGGCACGCACTTCTCGCTCTCCCACACCCGGGGCGTCGCGCTGCTGGCCTTCGCGGGCGTCCCGGTCGGGGTGGACGTGGAGCGCGTCCCCGGGGCGCGGGTGGTGCGGGAGATCGCCGCGCAGCTGCACCCGGCCGAGGCGGACGAGCTGGACGCGCTGCCGCAGGAGGAGCGGCCCGCCGCCTTCGCCCGGGTGTGGACGCGCAAGGAGGCGTACCTCAAGGGCGAGGGCACCGGCCTGGCGGGCGGCCTGCACCGCGAGCACGTCGGCACCGGCCCGCACCCGCTCGGCCCGCCGGGCTGGGCCGTCACCGATGTCTCGGTCCCCGCCGGGTACGCGGCGGCGGTGGCCGTGCGGGCGGCGGGGCGACCGCCCGCCGAGGACCATGACCGGCGAAAATAG
- a CDS encoding GNAT family N-acetyltransferase, translating into MPSDSRPAVLREARADDAGPLTRLFLASRAAAMPYLARVHSDEATLAWLTHVVLPGTDVRVAETREGGEPRIAGFLSLDGSELEHLYIDPGLRRRGIGSLLLAAAKEASPGGLTLYTFQRNTGARSFYERHGFTAVAYDDGSRNEEKEPDVRYRWAPGE; encoded by the coding sequence ATGCCGTCGGACAGCCGGCCCGCAGTGCTCCGGGAGGCCCGGGCGGACGACGCCGGGCCCCTCACCCGGCTCTTCCTCGCCTCCCGCGCCGCCGCCATGCCGTATCTGGCGCGGGTGCACAGCGACGAGGCCACCCTCGCCTGGCTGACCCATGTGGTGCTGCCCGGCACCGATGTGCGGGTGGCGGAGACCCGCGAGGGCGGGGAGCCGCGGATCGCCGGCTTCCTCTCGCTGGACGGCTCCGAGCTGGAACACCTCTACATCGACCCCGGGCTGCGCCGCCGGGGCATCGGCTCGCTTCTGCTGGCGGCGGCCAAGGAGGCCAGCCCCGGAGGACTCACCCTCTACACCTTCCAGCGCAACACCGGGGCCCGGTCCTTCTACGAGCGCCACGGGTTCACCGCGGTCGCGTACGACGACGGCAGCCGCAACGAGGAGAAGGAGCCGGACGTCCGGTACCGGTGGGCGCCCGGCGAGTGA
- a CDS encoding TetR/AcrR family transcriptional regulator yields MPIRETPADPRRRIIEAAVELLESGGPGAVSTRAVAAAAGMQPPAIYRHFGDKDGLLEAVAEHGYAQFLEGKRARLDPAPEDPVEELRRAWDVVVEFGISRPELFAVMNRATGSASDAAHRAGLEILRGRVRRLAASGWLRVDEELAAQIIRATGQGGVTTWHATPVEHRDPALLTVLRESMIAAVTRAEPVVPATESGPAPAARALRAALPDATGVLSEAEQRLLHEWLTRLAGDGGRPRH; encoded by the coding sequence ATGCCTATCCGCGAGACACCCGCCGACCCTCGTCGGCGCATCATCGAGGCGGCCGTCGAGCTGCTGGAGAGCGGCGGCCCCGGCGCGGTCAGCACCCGCGCGGTCGCCGCCGCGGCCGGGATGCAGCCACCGGCCATCTACCGCCACTTCGGCGACAAGGACGGGCTGCTCGAAGCGGTCGCCGAGCACGGCTACGCGCAGTTCCTGGAGGGCAAGCGCGCTCGGCTCGACCCCGCGCCGGAGGATCCGGTGGAGGAGCTGCGCCGCGCCTGGGACGTGGTGGTGGAGTTCGGGATCTCGCGCCCGGAGCTCTTCGCCGTGATGAACCGGGCCACCGGCTCGGCGTCGGACGCGGCGCACCGCGCGGGCCTGGAGATCCTGCGCGGCCGGGTGCGCCGGCTGGCGGCCTCGGGGTGGCTGCGGGTCGACGAGGAGCTGGCCGCCCAGATCATCCGGGCCACCGGCCAGGGCGGGGTCACCACCTGGCACGCCACCCCCGTGGAACACCGCGATCCGGCGCTGCTGACCGTCCTGCGCGAGTCGATGATCGCCGCGGTCACCCGCGCCGAGCCGGTGGTCCCCGCCACGGAGTCGGGCCCCGCCCCGGCGGCCCGCGCGCTGCGCGCCGCCCTCCCCGACGCCACCGGCGTCCTGAGCGAAGCCGAGCAGCGCCTGCTGCACGAGTGGCTGACGCGCCTGGCGGGGGACGGCGGCAGGCCGCGGCACTGA